A genome region from Anaerotignum faecicola includes the following:
- a CDS encoding alpha-amylase family glycosyl hydrolase, giving the protein MSKWYEKGVFYHMYPLGLTGALKENSGADVTDRFEEMDQWIPHIRSLGCNAIYIGPLFESSSHGYDTRDYRTVDCRLGDNESF; this is encoded by the coding sequence ATGAGCAAGTGGTATGAAAAAGGGGTATTTTATCATATGTATCCCTTAGGGTTAACGGGAGCGCTGAAAGAGAATTCCGGTGCCGACGTTACAGACCGTTTTGAGGAAATGGATCAATGGATTCCTCATATCCGGTCACTTGGCTGTAACGCCATTTACATCGGGCCACTGTTTGAGTCCTCCTCACACGGGTATGACACAAGGGACTACCGCACGGTGGACTGCCGTCTGGGTGACAATGAAAGCTTT